The Streptomyces europaeiscabiei genome window below encodes:
- a CDS encoding D-alanyl-D-alanine carboxypeptidase family protein, whose product MPASKKTARRSLLVTSATLLSLSLTSLSTLTAAPAFAAKPSPSPSVTPSATPPATMSTVGGELLGKSGTQATLGGDAPVLPKGISARSWIVADADTGEVLAAHNAHWRLAPASTLKMLFADTLLPKFDKDDERKVAPADLAGVGAGSSMVGIKEDETYTVNDLWLGVFLRSGNDAVHVLSAMNGGVKQTVADMNAHAEELQALDTHVVSPDGYDAKGQVSSAYDLTLIAMSGLRNEDFRKYCSTVRAKFPGETKKGKNGKKSRSSFEIQNTNRLLTGDSGLDSYQGIAGVKNGNTTNAGATFTGVAQRGDRALLVTVMHPEKNEHNQVYKETASLLDWGFKAAGKVTPVGELVSPKSAETPGGDTEPSAQAGATASPSAPGGAGGKSVAASASGGGGGVGVALGIMGGVLVLLAGAVFLVNRKWPLQGRK is encoded by the coding sequence GTGCCCGCCTCCAAGAAGACCGCCAGGCGCTCCCTGCTGGTCACCTCAGCCACCCTGCTGTCCCTCTCGCTGACTTCGCTGTCGACGCTGACGGCCGCCCCGGCCTTCGCGGCGAAGCCGTCACCGAGCCCGAGTGTCACTCCGTCCGCGACTCCCCCGGCGACCATGTCGACCGTCGGCGGCGAGCTGTTGGGCAAGTCGGGTACCCAGGCCACCCTCGGCGGCGACGCGCCCGTCCTGCCCAAGGGCATCAGCGCGCGCTCCTGGATCGTCGCGGACGCCGATACGGGCGAGGTGCTGGCCGCGCACAACGCGCACTGGCGGCTGGCCCCGGCGAGCACGCTGAAGATGCTGTTCGCGGACACGCTGCTGCCGAAGTTCGACAAGGACGACGAGCGCAAGGTCGCCCCGGCCGACCTGGCGGGCGTCGGCGCGGGCTCCAGCATGGTCGGCATAAAGGAGGACGAGACGTACACCGTCAACGATCTCTGGCTCGGTGTCTTCCTTCGCTCCGGCAACGACGCGGTGCACGTCCTGTCGGCCATGAACGGCGGGGTGAAACAGACCGTGGCGGACATGAACGCGCACGCCGAGGAGCTCCAGGCCCTCGACACCCACGTGGTCAGCCCGGACGGCTACGACGCCAAGGGGCAGGTGTCGTCCGCGTACGACCTGACCCTGATCGCCATGTCGGGGCTGCGGAATGAGGACTTCCGGAAGTACTGCTCCACCGTGCGGGCGAAGTTCCCAGGCGAGACCAAGAAGGGCAAGAACGGCAAGAAGAGCCGTTCGTCCTTCGAGATCCAGAACACCAACCGGCTGCTCACCGGGGACAGCGGTCTCGACTCCTACCAGGGCATCGCGGGTGTGAAGAACGGCAACACCACGAACGCGGGCGCGACCTTCACCGGGGTCGCCCAGCGGGGCGACCGGGCCCTCCTCGTCACCGTCATGCACCCGGAGAAGAACGAGCACAACCAGGTCTACAAGGAGACCGCGAGCCTCCTCGACTGGGGGTTCAAGGCGGCGGGCAAGGTGACGCCGGTGGGGGAGTTGGTGTCGCCGAAGAGTGCGGAGACCCCCGGTGGGGATACCGAGCCGAGTGCGCAGGCGGGGGCCACCGCGTCGCCGTCGGCCCCCGGTGGGGCGGGCGGGAAGTCGGTTGCCGCGAGTGCCTCCGGTGGGGGCGGCGGGGTCGGGGTCGCGCTGGGGATCATGGGGGGCGTGTTGGTGTTGCTGGCCGGTGCGGTGTTTCTGGTGAATCGGAAGTGGCCTCTGCAGGGGCGGAAGTAG
- a CDS encoding SCO4848 family membrane protein, with protein MKLSRPLSWFLLAFGVWSWVIWITFIKNLWKDGSGLAFDDAGDPTAYFWVHLTLAVVSFALGTAIGVIGLRGVRALRRTV; from the coding sequence ATGAAGCTCAGCCGCCCCCTCTCCTGGTTCCTGCTCGCCTTCGGGGTGTGGAGCTGGGTCATCTGGATCACTTTCATCAAGAATCTGTGGAAGGACGGCAGCGGGCTCGCGTTCGACGACGCGGGTGATCCGACGGCGTACTTCTGGGTGCATCTGACGCTCGCCGTCGTCTCCTTTGCCCTTGGGACGGCCATCGGGGTCATCGGGTTGCGTGGAGTGCGCGCCCTTCGCCGGACCGTGTGA
- a CDS encoding metallophosphoesterase has protein sequence MIVVFVLVALLVLGAFGALHWYAWRRLVRDTTRGPGLARRVGTVVFIAGPVLMFAGFAAERGGAPFWLQQTLTWPGFMWLALSLYLLLALVAGELVRPLVSRLVARRDPEPALQPEPLVREPEPQPVPAGAQPTEAAEPGQPTPPTATEPPAPPAPAASTEPSRRLFVSRVVGGAVAAAAVGTVGYGTYGVVRGPRLKRVTVPLAKLPRAAHGFRIAVVSDIHLSPMLGRGFAQKVVDTINSTQPDLIAVVGDLVDGDVADLGPAAAPLAGLKARHGSYFVTGNHEYISGAEQWVEEVRRLGLTPLENARRELPYLDLAGVNDIAGEDEGQGPDFAKALGDRDTSRAVVLMAHQPVQIHDAVDHGVDLQLSGHTHGGQMWPMTYVAEAANPTLAGLERYGDTQLYVSRGAGAWGPPVRVGAPSDITVVQLASKQA, from the coding sequence ATGATCGTTGTCTTTGTCCTCGTCGCCCTGCTGGTGCTGGGCGCCTTCGGGGCGCTGCACTGGTACGCGTGGCGTCGGCTGGTGCGCGACACGACACGCGGGCCGGGTCTCGCCAGACGCGTGGGCACGGTGGTGTTCATCGCCGGGCCGGTGCTGATGTTCGCCGGCTTCGCGGCCGAGCGCGGCGGTGCCCCCTTCTGGCTGCAGCAGACACTGACCTGGCCGGGCTTCATGTGGCTCGCCCTGTCGCTGTACCTGCTGCTGGCCCTTGTGGCGGGGGAGCTCGTACGGCCCCTCGTGAGCCGTCTGGTGGCGCGACGCGACCCGGAGCCCGCGCTGCAGCCGGAGCCGTTGGTGCGCGAGCCCGAACCCCAGCCGGTGCCGGCGGGGGCGCAGCCCACGGAGGCCGCCGAGCCCGGACAGCCGACACCGCCCACCGCGACGGAACCCCCGGCCCCGCCCGCCCCGGCGGCCTCGACCGAACCCTCCCGCCGACTCTTCGTCTCCCGTGTCGTCGGCGGGGCCGTCGCCGCCGCGGCCGTCGGCACCGTCGGCTACGGCACCTACGGCGTCGTACGCGGCCCCAGGCTCAAGCGGGTCACCGTGCCGCTGGCGAAACTCCCGCGCGCGGCCCACGGTTTCCGGATCGCGGTGGTCAGCGACATCCACCTCTCGCCGATGCTGGGCCGGGGCTTCGCGCAGAAGGTCGTCGACACGATCAACTCGACGCAGCCCGACCTGATCGCGGTGGTCGGTGACCTGGTCGACGGCGATGTGGCGGACCTCGGCCCGGCGGCGGCGCCGCTCGCCGGGCTGAAGGCGCGGCACGGCAGCTACTTCGTCACCGGCAACCACGAGTACATCTCCGGCGCCGAGCAGTGGGTCGAGGAAGTGCGCCGGCTGGGCCTCACCCCGCTGGAGAACGCCCGTCGCGAGCTGCCGTATCTCGATCTCGCCGGGGTGAACGACATCGCGGGTGAGGACGAGGGCCAGGGGCCCGACTTCGCCAAGGCGCTCGGCGACCGGGACACCTCGCGGGCCGTGGTGCTGATGGCGCATCAGCCCGTCCAGATCCACGACGCCGTCGACCACGGCGTCGACCTCCAGCTCTCCGGGCACACCCACGGCGGCCAGATGTGGCCGATGACGTATGTCGCCGAAGCGGCCAACCCCACCCTCGCGGGCCTGGAGCGCTACGGCGACACCCAGCTCTACGTCAGCCGGGGCGCGGGCGCGTGGGGGCCGCCGGTGCGGGTCGGGGCGCCGTCGGACATCACGGTGGTGCAATTGGCGTCGAAACAGGCTTGA
- a CDS encoding ABC transporter substrate-binding protein has product MRSVRLRILASLLVVAVAAIGGWQLLPAQLDENRTITVGTTDTVTSLDPAGAYDAGSWAMFSSVFQSLLTFEPGGAEPVPDAARSCGFVGKALTVYRCTLRQGLKFPSGREVTGKDVKYSFDRVKRISSDVGPTALLDALQSVTANGLSVDFRLSSPDATFPFKVATGAGSIVDRTKYPTSRLRTDGGADGTGPYSLTSFTNEQARLTPNGDYQGVARSTGSPVLMRYYKDSAALQKAWKARRVDVVTRTLPPATLAGLSSSDPDQRVTEADSTETRNLVLNMRVNSPFRDRRVRQALAALINREKLVADVYQGTTDPLYSLIPAGITGHTTSFFDANPQPDPQRARKLLDEAGVGMPVRFTYGYAEGRGSSAAEAAELKQQLEASGLFYVTTKAYEWTAFQKRYAEGKLDAYGVGWVADYPDPDTFSGPLVGTGGSLNNGYSSEQADRLIQDSQRYADRSRAAPDFKELQEVVAQDVPMIPLWQRKEYVLSSEEVGGAQYLSDGTGVFRLWRLEWI; this is encoded by the coding sequence ATGCGGTCGGTTCGGTTGCGGATTCTCGCGTCGCTGCTGGTAGTGGCGGTCGCGGCGATCGGCGGCTGGCAGTTGCTGCCGGCCCAGCTGGACGAGAACAGGACGATCACCGTCGGAACGACCGACACGGTCACCTCGCTCGACCCGGCCGGCGCCTACGACGCAGGCTCCTGGGCCATGTTCAGCAGTGTGTTCCAGTCTCTGCTGACCTTCGAACCGGGCGGCGCCGAACCTGTGCCGGACGCCGCGCGGAGCTGTGGGTTCGTCGGTAAGGCCCTCACCGTCTACCGCTGCACCCTGCGCCAGGGCCTGAAGTTCCCCAGCGGACGCGAGGTCACCGGCAAGGACGTCAAGTACTCCTTCGACCGGGTCAAGCGCATCAGCTCGGACGTCGGCCCCACCGCGCTCCTCGACGCCCTCCAGTCGGTCACCGCGAACGGGCTGTCGGTCGACTTCCGCCTCTCCTCGCCGGACGCCACCTTCCCCTTCAAGGTGGCCACCGGCGCCGGGTCGATCGTCGACCGCACGAAGTACCCGACGAGCCGGCTGCGCACGGACGGCGGCGCCGACGGCACCGGCCCCTACTCCCTGACCTCGTTCACGAACGAGCAGGCCCGCCTCACACCCAACGGCGACTACCAGGGCGTCGCGCGGTCCACCGGCAGCCCCGTCCTCATGCGCTACTACAAGGACTCGGCGGCGCTGCAGAAGGCGTGGAAGGCGCGGCGGGTCGACGTCGTCACGCGCACGCTGCCGCCCGCGACGCTCGCCGGGCTGTCGTCCAGTGATCCCGACCAGCGGGTCACCGAGGCCGACAGCACCGAGACCCGCAACCTCGTCCTCAACATGCGGGTGAACTCACCCTTCCGCGACCGCCGGGTACGGCAGGCGCTGGCCGCGCTCATCAACCGCGAGAAGCTGGTCGCCGACGTCTACCAGGGCACCACCGACCCGCTCTACTCGCTCATCCCGGCCGGCATCACGGGCCACACCACCTCGTTCTTCGACGCGAACCCCCAGCCCGACCCGCAGCGGGCCCGCAAACTCCTCGACGAGGCCGGCGTCGGCATGCCCGTGCGTTTCACCTACGGCTACGCCGAGGGCCGCGGCTCGTCCGCCGCCGAGGCCGCCGAGCTGAAGCAGCAACTGGAGGCGAGCGGGCTGTTCTACGTGACGACCAAGGCGTACGAGTGGACCGCCTTCCAGAAGCGGTACGCCGAGGGCAAGCTGGACGCGTACGGGGTGGGCTGGGTGGCCGACTACCCCGACCCCGACACCTTCAGCGGGCCCCTGGTCGGCACCGGCGGCTCCCTGAACAACGGCTACAGCAGCGAGCAGGCCGACCGGCTCATCCAGGACAGCCAGCGCTACGCGGACCGCAGCCGGGCCGCGCCGGACTTCAAGGAGCTGCAGGAGGTCGTGGCCCAGGACGTGCCGATGATTCCGCTGTGGCAGCGCAAGGAGTACGTGCTCAGCAGTGAGGAGGTCGGCGGGGCGCAGTACCTGTCCGACGGGACCGGGGTATTTCGGCTGTGGCGGCTGGAATGGATATGA
- a CDS encoding TetR/AcrR family transcriptional regulator has product MNDNPSPEPGADKPDAGAVGPRDGAEQPGPKGSAKSEQTRALILETALRLFQERGYDKTTMRAIAQEAGVSVGNAYYYFAGKEHLIQGFYDRIGAEHVAAVRPVLEREKDLEARIAGVLKTWLDVAEPYHEFAAQFFKNAADPESPLSPFSPESQGPREESIAIHREVLAGSKAKVPDELREVLPELMWLSQMGLVMYWVFDRTEGRERSYRFAERGARLTTRGVSLARFRVLRPLAREVHELFTDFLPGMTKGQPEPGGEGRAAE; this is encoded by the coding sequence CTGAACGACAACCCCAGCCCAGAGCCCGGCGCCGACAAGCCCGACGCGGGGGCCGTCGGCCCCAGGGACGGCGCGGAGCAGCCCGGCCCCAAGGGCTCCGCCAAGTCCGAGCAGACCCGCGCACTGATCCTGGAGACCGCGCTGCGGCTCTTCCAGGAGCGCGGGTACGACAAGACGACGATGCGGGCCATCGCGCAGGAGGCCGGGGTCTCCGTCGGGAACGCGTACTACTACTTCGCCGGCAAGGAGCACCTCATCCAGGGGTTCTACGACCGGATCGGCGCGGAGCACGTGGCGGCGGTACGGCCGGTGCTGGAGCGGGAGAAGGACCTGGAGGCGCGGATCGCCGGGGTGCTGAAGACCTGGCTGGACGTGGCGGAGCCGTACCACGAGTTCGCGGCGCAGTTCTTCAAGAACGCCGCCGATCCGGAGAGCCCGCTCAGCCCCTTCTCCCCCGAGTCGCAGGGGCCGCGCGAGGAGTCCATCGCCATCCATCGCGAGGTCCTCGCCGGGTCCAAGGCCAAGGTCCCGGACGAACTCCGCGAAGTCCTGCCCGAGTTGATGTGGCTCTCCCAGATGGGGCTCGTCATGTACTGGGTCTTCGACCGGACGGAGGGACGCGAGCGCAGCTACCGGTTCGCCGAGCGGGGGGCCCGGCTGACGACCCGGGGCGTCTCGCTGGCCCGGTTCCGGGTGCTGCGGCCGCTGGCCCGCGAGGTGCACGAGCTCTTCACGGACTTCCTGCCGGGGATGACTAAGGGGCAGCCGGAGCCGGGGGGCGAGGGGCGGGCGGCGGAGTGA
- a CDS encoding thiol-disulfide oxidoreductase DCC family protein, with the protein MTTTAETATGDRGAERVPVRGRVPVRGLTVLYDARCGLCTFLREWLGRQRQLVPLGFVAAGSEEARRLFPSLDHGTTLEEITIVGDGGQVYRGTAAWIVCLWALREQRPLAHRLSTPAGARLARGAVLAAAKWRGAHRQAGGVGTGGGVGTGGGAATGGGAALEGWTYDRGYGWVYRPAGCCDTGTCTTR; encoded by the coding sequence ATGACCACCACGGCCGAGACGGCCACCGGGGACCGGGGCGCCGAGCGCGTCCCGGTTCGCGGGCGCGTCCCGGTTCGCGGGCTCACCGTGCTGTACGACGCCCGGTGCGGGTTGTGCACCTTTCTTCGGGAGTGGCTGGGCAGGCAGCGGCAGTTGGTGCCGCTGGGGTTCGTGGCGGCGGGGTCGGAGGAGGCTCGGCGGCTGTTCCCGTCGCTCGACCACGGGACGACGCTGGAGGAGATCACGATCGTGGGGGACGGCGGACAGGTGTACCGGGGGACCGCCGCCTGGATCGTGTGTCTGTGGGCGCTGCGTGAGCAGCGTCCGCTCGCACACCGGCTCAGCACCCCGGCGGGAGCCCGGCTCGCACGCGGTGCCGTGCTCGCCGCCGCGAAGTGGCGGGGCGCCCACCGGCAGGCCGGCGGGGTCGGCACGGGCGGCGGGGTCGGCACGGGCGGCGGGGCCGCCACGGGTGGCGGCGCAGCGCTGGAGGGGTGGACATACGACCGCGGGTACGGGTGGGTGTACCGCCCTGCCGGCTGCTGCGACACCGGTACCTGCACGACTCGTTAG
- a CDS encoding VOC family protein, with protein sequence MSDNESYELLGFDNLLLPVGDLGEAVSFYERVGFAVTFRLDEAGIAGLKVGKETPGLLLRVEDELPHRPPLWGAARVWLEVRDARAAARALAAAGVAPLDAPFSVATGWTVEFADPWGNVVGFTDYTKRPELARTG encoded by the coding sequence ATGTCAGACAATGAGTCGTACGAACTGCTCGGCTTCGACAACCTCCTCCTCCCCGTCGGCGACCTCGGCGAGGCCGTCTCCTTCTACGAGCGGGTCGGATTCGCCGTGACCTTCCGGCTGGACGAGGCCGGGATCGCGGGGCTGAAGGTGGGCAAGGAGACGCCCGGGCTGCTGCTTCGCGTCGAGGACGAGTTGCCGCACCGACCGCCCCTGTGGGGGGCGGCGCGGGTGTGGCTGGAGGTGCGCGACGCGCGGGCCGCGGCACGGGCACTCGCCGCGGCGGGGGTGGCGCCGCTCGACGCACCGTTCTCGGTCGCCACCGGGTGGACCGTCGAGTTCGCGGATCCCTGGGGGAACGTCGTCGGGTTCACGGACTACACCAAGCGGCCGGAGCTGGCCCGCACCGGATGA